From Virgibacillus natechei, the proteins below share one genomic window:
- a CDS encoding DapH/DapD/GlmU-related protein: MNMEEFIAYCKAGNPISGEDKELHGLLTQCSFEAQRITMELNTSYHSKEEIVEIFSELTGNKVDSSFMCFPPFYTDFGKNITIGKNVFFNTGCSFQDRAGLHIGDGALLGMNVTIATLNHGMSLETRNTTYASAVNLEKNTWIGSNATILPGVTIGENAVVAAGAVVTKDVPQNTVVAGVPAKVVKEVD, encoded by the coding sequence ATGAACATGGAAGAGTTTATCGCATATTGCAAAGCAGGAAACCCGATCTCCGGAGAGGATAAGGAACTTCACGGACTATTAACACAATGCAGCTTTGAAGCACAACGAATAACGATGGAGTTAAATACATCTTATCATTCAAAGGAAGAAATTGTTGAGATATTTAGTGAACTGACAGGTAACAAAGTTGATTCGTCTTTTATGTGCTTCCCGCCTTTTTATACGGACTTTGGAAAAAATATCACTATCGGAAAAAACGTATTCTTTAACACAGGCTGTTCATTTCAGGATAGAGCTGGACTTCATATCGGAGACGGTGCATTACTGGGTATGAATGTTACGATTGCAACCCTTAACCATGGGATGTCGTTAGAAACACGAAATACGACGTATGCTTCAGCCGTTAACCTTGAAAAAAACACATGGATTGGTTCCAATGCAACGATTTTACCAGGTGTAACGATTGGAGAAAACGCCGTGGTTGCCGCTGGCGCCGTTGTTACAAAAGACGTTCCGCAAAACACTGTCGTTGCAGGAGTACCAGCGAAAGTAGTTAAGGAAGTTGACTGA
- a CDS encoding CAP domain-containing protein has product MKRFILLLMIVFIGYVSKPLWEEPVQQFVSSYVMNPIQSTVDWAQENPDIDAAIDSLNQQLNSLFATIGDLSPSDSNDTDIETPELTDPTDQVFSIHNIEIGDSRAEVEQETGEPQRTSENEYGVDWEAYHENYQNFIMVAYDEEDIVRGLYTNQDLIASSTGIELGSPKESVDEHLGTPESSIRKGLVNYQINHNGEYDVFQTDNNYVTMFYDKHENDTVTAIQVIEEGLEQNKNAFYTEPSEQLQEGLEYQLFDLTNATRAKHDLPILSWDDQVRETAQDHSLDMAENHYFDHVNLQGQSPFDRMEEDDIRFTTAGENLAYGQFSSIYAHEGLMNSLGHRENILQGNYRNLGVGVAFNDESQPYYTEKFYSDSLAL; this is encoded by the coding sequence GTGAAACGGTTTATTTTATTATTAATGATTGTGTTTATCGGCTATGTCTCAAAGCCGTTATGGGAAGAGCCAGTTCAACAATTTGTTTCTTCATATGTAATGAACCCCATCCAATCTACAGTTGATTGGGCACAGGAAAATCCAGATATCGATGCTGCGATTGACAGTCTAAATCAGCAATTGAATTCTTTATTTGCGACGATTGGTGATCTGTCGCCGTCAGATTCAAACGATACAGACATTGAAACACCAGAATTAACAGATCCCACAGATCAAGTATTTTCGATTCATAATATTGAAATAGGCGATTCCAGAGCTGAAGTTGAACAGGAAACCGGAGAGCCGCAGCGGACTTCGGAAAATGAATATGGTGTGGACTGGGAGGCCTATCATGAAAACTACCAAAATTTCATTATGGTTGCTTATGATGAAGAAGATATCGTTCGCGGCCTTTATACCAATCAGGATTTGATCGCCTCCTCAACTGGAATAGAACTCGGAAGTCCAAAAGAATCTGTTGATGAGCATCTCGGTACGCCTGAATCGTCTATAAGAAAAGGTTTAGTCAACTATCAGATTAATCATAATGGAGAGTATGATGTATTCCAGACCGACAACAACTATGTCACCATGTTTTATGATAAGCACGAAAATGATACAGTTACAGCCATCCAAGTTATCGAGGAGGGACTGGAACAAAACAAAAATGCGTTTTATACCGAACCTAGCGAGCAACTGCAAGAAGGCTTAGAATATCAGTTGTTTGATTTAACAAATGCGACACGAGCAAAACACGACCTGCCCATTTTATCATGGGATGATCAGGTAAGAGAAACGGCTCAGGATCATAGCTTGGACATGGCGGAAAATCACTATTTCGATCATGTGAATTTACAAGGCCAATCTCCGTTTGATCGTATGGAGGAAGACGATATTCGCTTTACGACGGCTGGTGAAAACCTAGCATACGGTCAGTTCAGCAGCATCTATGCCCACGAGGGACTGATGAATTCCTTGGGACACAGAGAAAATATCCTCCAGGGAAA
- a CDS encoding cyclophilin-like fold protein, which yields MENQHIIITFDNKQLRATLDDNATTRDFIKQLPMTITMHDLHKREKYVEISGLADETNISHFSKGDISYWTPGEAFVIYYKGDHEPLHGLVKLGEILDGVELLENYPDDVEVTIDIE from the coding sequence ATGGAGAATCAACATATAATAATTACATTTGATAATAAACAATTGAGAGCGACGTTAGATGACAACGCAACGACTAGAGACTTTATTAAACAACTCCCCATGACGATTACGATGCATGACTTGCATAAACGGGAAAAATATGTAGAAATAAGTGGTTTAGCGGATGAAACAAATATCTCCCATTTTAGCAAAGGAGACATTTCCTATTGGACACCGGGAGAGGCCTTTGTCATTTATTATAAAGGAGATCACGAACCGCTTCATGGACTCGTGAAATTGGGAGAAATTTTAGATGGTGTGGAGTTATTGGAGAATTATCCGGATGATGTCGAAGTAACGATTGATATAGAGTAA
- the yidA gene encoding sugar-phosphatase — MYKLVAIDIDGTLLNSRNEITKEVNDAIQAAKENGVSVVLCTGRPIFGINPFIEELKLNNEADFAITFNGALVQNTYTEEVVSQNNLTYQDLKALYELSKEIQSPMHYFDIKHMYNPNKTINLYTIYKAFANQIPIHYRPMNETPADIVIPKAMFVDEPERLDKIIETIPDSFKEKYMMIKSTPFYLEILHPIVSKGRAIKQLAEKLSIKREEIISIGDGENDLSMIEYAGCGVAMNNATPSVKEAADFQTLSNDENGVAYAIEQLILSKSEQ; from the coding sequence GTGTATAAACTAGTCGCAATTGATATTGATGGTACGCTTCTCAATAGCCGCAACGAAATAACCAAAGAAGTCAATGATGCCATTCAAGCTGCTAAAGAAAACGGCGTGAGCGTAGTACTATGCACGGGAAGGCCAATTTTTGGCATCAATCCCTTTATTGAGGAATTGAAATTAAATAATGAGGCGGATTTTGCCATAACATTTAACGGCGCTCTTGTACAAAATACATACACTGAGGAAGTGGTTTCACAGAACAACTTAACATATCAAGACTTAAAAGCTTTGTATGAACTAAGCAAAGAAATTCAATCACCAATGCATTATTTTGATATAAAGCATATGTATAACCCAAATAAAACGATTAACCTATACACCATCTATAAAGCCTTTGCTAATCAAATTCCGATCCACTATCGACCGATGAATGAAACACCGGCAGACATTGTAATTCCTAAAGCCATGTTTGTCGATGAGCCAGAGCGCTTAGATAAAATCATTGAAACTATACCAGATTCATTCAAGGAAAAATACATGATGATAAAAAGCACGCCATTTTATTTAGAAATTCTTCATCCCATCGTAAGTAAAGGGCGTGCAATAAAGCAGCTTGCAGAAAAACTTTCTATTAAAAGAGAAGAAATCATTTCAATAGGTGACGGTGAAAATGACTTAAGTATGATTGAGTACGCTGGATGTGGAGTGGCAATGAATAATGCAACTCCATCTGTAAAAGAAGCTGCTGACTTTCAAACGTTATCTAACGATGAAAATGGTGTTGCATATGCTATTGAACAATTGATATTGAGCAAATCCGAGCAATGA